GCGAAGACGCTGCTCCAGGCCTGGCAGAAGTGGCCGTTGCCGTCGCCGGGAGAGCGCCCGAATTCACCCATCCAGACGACCAGCGTGTCGTCCAGCATGCCGCGAACCTTGAGATCGCGGATCAGCGTCGCCATGCCGGCGTCCATCCAAGGTGCTCGCGCGGCGATCGGCCGCGCTGCGCCGTCGTGATCGTCCCAGCCGCGATGAACGACCTCCACAAACGTGACGCCCGCTTCAATCAACCGCCGAGCAAGCAGACAGGACTGGCCAAACTTATGCTGGCCATAGGCATCGCGCAGGTTGGCCGGTTCTTCCTCGAGGCGAAACGCCTTCGCGCGGCGCGAGCGCATCAGTGTGACCGCGCGGTCATAGGCTGCCTGGCGGGTAATCACTGCAGGCTGCGGATAGCGCTCTAGAAAACGCCGTTCGCCCGCGGCGAGCAAATTCAATCTCGTATCGAGGTCGTCTCCCTGCGGCACGAGATTTTCGAGCCCTTGTGCGGGATCGTAAACGCTGAGCGGCATGTGCTCGGCACCGAGATACGCCGGCACGCTGCGATAAAGTCGACCACCGTCCGCGCGGTCATAACCTGCATCAATCGTCACGAACGGTGGCATATCGTGCCGCGGCAGCCCGACCTGCGACGACGCAATGCAGCCGATGGCCGGATGCTCGAAGGCCGTCGTCCGCTTGAAGCCGGTGTGCAGAAAATATTTCGCGTCGTAATGCCCGTTGATCTCGGTTGTCATCGACCGCACGAGGACGAGATCATCCATGCACTGCGCGAGTTGCGGCAGCTGTTCGACGATGTGAATGCCAGGCACCGCGGTCGGGGCAGGTTTGAAATCGCCGTTCACCTTGGGATCGAACGTATGCTGTTGGCTCGGGCCGCCATCCATCCAAAGCAGGATGCAGGACTTTCCCCGCGGTCGTTCGATGGCCGCGGAGGCGAGCGATTCAAACCACGGGACCGACACGCCGGAGAGGACGCCGGCCGCGGAGAGCTTCAGCCAGTCGCGGCGGGCGAGCGTTGGTCGTTCCATGATGTGCCTTTTTGCTAGGTGTGAATTGCGGTTAGGAACTGCAATGATTAACGCACGAGCACAAACTCGGTGCGGTTCACAAG
Above is a window of Anatilimnocola aggregata DNA encoding:
- a CDS encoding DUF1501 domain-containing protein — protein: MERPTLARRDWLKLSAAGVLSGVSVPWFESLASAAIERPRGKSCILLWMDGGPSQQHTFDPKVNGDFKPAPTAVPGIHIVEQLPQLAQCMDDLVLVRSMTTEINGHYDAKYFLHTGFKRTTAFEHPAIGCIASSQVGLPRHDMPPFVTIDAGYDRADGGRLYRSVPAYLGAEHMPLSVYDPAQGLENLVPQGDDLDTRLNLLAAGERRFLERYPQPAVITRQAAYDRAVTLMRSRRAKAFRLEEEPANLRDAYGQHKFGQSCLLARRLIEAGVTFVEVVHRGWDDHDGAARPIAARAPWMDAGMATLIRDLKVRGMLDDTLVVWMGEFGRSPGDGNGHFCQAWSSVFAGGGLKTGQVIGKTNEDGKNPGNSIVDRPVKAADFMATLCLALGIDIKKEYLAPGLRPMPLVDKIAKPITEILG